In uncultured Methanobrevibacter sp., a single genomic region encodes these proteins:
- a CDS encoding HaeIII family restriction endonuclease: MSRKSNDQGRAFEFITLITLGEEINKVREATIIKNSSYEATKRAWENIDTNLQADLKKAAVAAVGSIFDLEPMILEDGNDKLELLVQQDSQGEKGDVRDILIVRRNVKWEIGLSLKHNHFAVKHSRLSKRIDFGEKWFNIPCSKQYWDEVNPLFDYLQEEKIKGTKWRDLPDKENDVYVPLLNSFKDEVVRSNKLNSEVPKRMVEYLLGEYDFYKVVSVDAKKITQIFTFNLRGTLNKASKTTEPTTVIPVANLPTRIVEIDFKPGKKNTIEMFMDEGWQFSFRIHNASTKVEPSLKFDVQIVGMPTTIISINCMWM, translated from the coding sequence GTGAGTCGAAAAAGCAATGATCAAGGGCGAGCATTTGAATTCATAACCTTAATTACTTTAGGCGAGGAAATAAATAAAGTTAGAGAAGCAACAATTATAAAAAATAGTAGTTATGAAGCTACAAAAAGAGCTTGGGAAAATATAGATACAAATCTCCAAGCAGATTTAAAAAAAGCCGCTGTTGCTGCTGTTGGTTCTATTTTTGATTTGGAACCTATGATATTAGAAGATGGTAATGATAAACTCGAATTACTGGTACAACAAGATAGTCAGGGTGAAAAAGGAGATGTTCGTGATATTCTCATTGTCAGAAGAAATGTTAAATGGGAAATTGGTTTAAGTCTAAAACATAATCATTTTGCAGTAAAACACAGTAGACTCTCAAAAAGAATTGATTTTGGAGAAAAATGGTTCAATATACCATGTTCAAAACAGTACTGGGATGAAGTGAATCCATTGTTTGATTATTTACAAGAAGAAAAAATTAAAGGGACAAAATGGAGAGATCTTCCAGATAAAGAGAATGATGTTTATGTTCCTCTCTTGAATTCTTTTAAAGATGAGGTTGTAAGAAGCAATAAATTAAATTCTGAAGTTCCAAAAAGAATGGTTGAATATTTATTGGGTGAATATGATTTTTATAAAGTTGTTAGTGTTGATGCAAAAAAGATTACGCAGATTTTTACTTTTAATTTAAGAGGAACTTTAAATAAAGCAAGTAAAACAACAGAGCCAACTACAGTGATACCTGTAGCTAATTTACCTACAAGAATTGTTGAGATTGATTTTAAACCAGGAAAGAAAAATACAATCGAAATGTTTATGGATGAAGGATGGCAATTTAGTTTTAGAATACATAATGCATCTACAAAAGTAGAACCAAGTTTAAAATTTGATGTTCAAATAGTTGGAATGCCTACAACTATTATTTCAATAAACTGTATGTGGATGTAA
- a CDS encoding DNA cytosine methyltransferase yields the protein MKVASFFSGAGGLDLGFENAGFDIVFANDNWKGCWKTYEKNHGLKIDRRSIEDIKGEDIPDVVGFIGGPPCQSWSLAGAMKGIKDSRGQLLYDYVRLIEAKEPKFFLAENVPGMVCKTHLPEFEKFKEALKDIGYNVSFKVLNANDYEVPQDRKRVFLVGLHESLNKEFEFPEPIEPKLTLKDAIGDLPEPLPAYGKNKANPFDEMEIPNHEYMTGDFSTIYMSRNRVRKWDEPSFTIQAGGRHAPCHPQANTMIKVDTDKRIFDPESPKPYRRLSVRECARIQTFPDDFIFYYTNVNDGYKMIGNAVPVKLAENIAVKIKDII from the coding sequence ATGAAAGTAGCATCATTTTTTTCAGGAGCAGGAGGATTAGATTTAGGTTTTGAAAATGCAGGGTTTGATATTGTTTTTGCTAATGATAATTGGAAAGGTTGTTGGAAAACTTATGAAAAAAACCACGGTTTAAAAATTGATAGGAGATCAATTGAAGATATTAAAGGTGAGGATATTCCGGATGTTGTAGGTTTTATTGGTGGTCCCCCATGTCAAAGTTGGTCTTTAGCAGGTGCCATGAAAGGAATTAAAGATTCAAGAGGACAATTATTATATGATTATGTTAGATTAATCGAAGCAAAAGAACCAAAATTCTTTTTAGCAGAAAATGTTCCAGGAATGGTTTGTAAAACACATTTACCTGAATTTGAAAAATTCAAAGAAGCTTTAAAAGATATTGGATATAATGTTTCATTTAAAGTATTGAATGCAAATGACTATGAAGTTCCACAAGATAGAAAAAGAGTATTTTTAGTTGGTTTGCACGAAAGTTTAAATAAAGAATTTGAATTTCCAGAACCAATTGAACCTAAATTAACTCTTAAAGATGCAATTGGTGATTTACCTGAACCATTGCCAGCATATGGAAAAAATAAAGCTAATCCATTTGATGAAATGGAGATTCCCAATCATGAATATATGACTGGGGATTTTTCAACAATATATATGTCTAGAAATAGAGTTAGAAAATGGGATGAACCGTCTTTCACAATTCAAGCAGGGGGTAGACATGCGCCATGTCATCCTCAAGCAAATACTATGATTAAAGTGGATACTGATAAACGTATTTTTGATCCAGAATCACCAAAACCATATAGAAGATTATCTGTAAGAGAATGTGCGAGAATACAAACATTTCCTGACGATTTTATTTTTTATTATACTAATGTTAATGATGGATACAAAATGATAGGCAACGCAGTACCAGTTAAATTAGCTGAAAATATTGCGGTTAAAATTAAAGATATTATTTAG